Proteins from one Arthrobacter sp. DNA4 genomic window:
- a CDS encoding FAD-dependent oxidoreductase, which translates to MIPDPTDVVVIGAGQAGLSAAYHLQRRGLDYAVLDAEEGPGGAWRHRWKSLRMGTVNGISDLPGIAKPDVDPAEPSSDFLTRYFGAYEAELGLTVHRPVKVRAVRREDGDPAGRLRIETSDGVWSAKALINATGTWTRPFWPIYPGQSTFRGSQLHVADYVSAEEFRGRHVIVVGGGISAVGLLEEISRATTTSWFTRREPVWRDAEFDARAGHDAVALVEERVRQGLPPQSVVSVTGLIWTPALRAARERGALNRQPMFTSIEPEGVRRADGSLLRADVILWATGFRAELEHLAPLHLRGPGGGIAMDGTQVAAEPRVHLVGYGPSSSTIGANRAGRAAVAAILKLPGIAVAAETVTLG; encoded by the coding sequence GTGATTCCTGACCCAACCGATGTGGTGGTCATCGGGGCGGGCCAGGCAGGCCTGTCGGCCGCGTACCACCTGCAGCGCCGGGGGCTGGACTATGCCGTGCTCGACGCCGAGGAAGGTCCCGGGGGTGCGTGGCGGCACCGCTGGAAGAGCCTGCGCATGGGCACAGTCAATGGGATCAGTGACCTGCCCGGCATCGCCAAACCCGACGTGGACCCTGCGGAACCCAGCTCCGACTTCCTGACCCGCTATTTCGGGGCCTATGAGGCTGAGTTGGGCCTTACCGTCCACAGGCCCGTCAAGGTCCGGGCCGTCAGGCGCGAAGACGGCGATCCGGCGGGGCGGCTGCGGATCGAAACGTCCGACGGCGTCTGGAGCGCCAAGGCACTCATTAATGCCACGGGCACGTGGACCCGTCCGTTCTGGCCCATTTATCCGGGTCAGTCAACGTTCCGCGGCAGCCAGCTGCACGTGGCCGACTACGTCTCAGCGGAGGAGTTCCGCGGCCGGCACGTGATTGTGGTGGGCGGGGGCATCTCCGCCGTGGGGCTGTTGGAGGAAATATCGCGCGCCACCACCACCAGTTGGTTCACGCGCAGGGAACCGGTCTGGCGCGACGCTGAGTTTGATGCCAGGGCAGGCCACGACGCCGTGGCGCTTGTGGAGGAGCGGGTCCGCCAGGGGCTTCCGCCGCAAAGCGTTGTCTCGGTGACGGGCCTTATCTGGACGCCCGCGCTGCGAGCAGCCAGGGAGCGGGGCGCCCTGAACCGGCAGCCGATGTTCACCTCCATCGAACCCGAGGGCGTCCGCCGGGCCGATGGCAGCCTGCTGAGGGCCGACGTCATCCTCTGGGCCACCGGCTTCAGGGCCGAACTGGAACACCTGGCGCCGCTTCACCTGCGGGGGCCGGGCGGCGGGATCGCCATGGACGGAACACAGGTGGCAGCCGAGCCGCGCGTCCACCTGGTGGGTTACGGCCCGTCGTCGTCCACCATTGGCGCCAACCGGGCGGGGCGCGCAGCAGTGGCTGCGATCCTGAAGCTGCCGGGCATTGCGGTGGCAGCGGAAACGGTAACGTTGGGGTGA
- a CDS encoding class I SAM-dependent methyltransferase: protein MAVNTLADIFDVLRRRPDVEAPNLQAWDATDRLLLETAVQLGRAGTAVAVIGDRYGALTLGASELLAPDSLRVHQDLVTGERALRLNAAELSARREAAGLPADNAGSGFVQLPLGPELLAGADTVLLQLPKTLAELEEIASAVARHAAPDVRLLAGGRVKHMSLGMNAVLERYFVSVQPQLARQKSRVLLAAGPKTATASPRFPVVEHLDGLDLDVAAHGAVFAGARLDIGTRFLLTFLPAMKPAQHAVDLGCGTGILAAMYARQFPSAAVTATDQSAAAVQSALATARLNGLADRITVLQDDALSTFPDGSLDAVLLNPPFHVGAGVHAGAGLKMIEAAGRVLAPGGELWTVYNRHLAYLAALERHVGPTVVEGRNPKFTVTRSTRSSR, encoded by the coding sequence GTGGCAGTAAACACCCTGGCGGACATCTTCGACGTGCTGCGCCGCCGGCCCGATGTCGAGGCACCCAACCTGCAGGCGTGGGACGCCACTGACAGGCTGCTGCTGGAGACTGCGGTGCAGCTTGGGCGGGCAGGCACTGCCGTGGCCGTCATCGGGGACCGTTACGGGGCGCTGACGCTCGGCGCCTCCGAACTGCTTGCCCCGGACTCGCTGCGCGTACACCAGGACCTGGTCACCGGGGAACGGGCGCTGCGGCTTAATGCGGCCGAACTGTCAGCCAGGCGTGAGGCTGCCGGGCTTCCGGCGGACAACGCCGGGTCCGGTTTCGTGCAGCTGCCCCTGGGCCCCGAACTGCTAGCCGGAGCGGACACCGTCCTGCTGCAGCTCCCCAAGACCCTGGCGGAGCTCGAGGAGATCGCGTCCGCCGTGGCCAGGCACGCCGCACCGGACGTCCGCCTGCTGGCGGGTGGCCGGGTGAAGCACATGTCACTGGGCATGAACGCGGTCCTTGAACGCTACTTCGTTTCCGTGCAGCCACAGCTCGCACGGCAAAAATCGCGGGTTCTCCTTGCTGCCGGCCCCAAGACCGCCACGGCCTCCCCGCGCTTTCCCGTGGTGGAGCACCTTGACGGGCTGGACCTGGATGTGGCTGCGCATGGCGCTGTTTTTGCCGGCGCCCGGCTGGACATCGGCACACGCTTCCTGCTGACGTTCCTGCCTGCCATGAAGCCGGCGCAGCACGCCGTCGATCTCGGTTGCGGCACCGGAATCCTCGCCGCGATGTATGCCAGGCAGTTCCCTTCCGCCGCCGTCACGGCAACGGACCAATCGGCGGCCGCCGTGCAGTCCGCGCTGGCCACCGCCCGCTTGAATGGTCTTGCGGACCGGATCACGGTGCTGCAGGACGATGCGCTCAGCACTTTCCCTGACGGCTCGTTGGATGCCGTACTCCTGAACCCGCCGTTCCACGTTGGTGCCGGTGTGCACGCCGGCGCAGGGCTCAAGATGATCGAAGCGGCGGGACGTGTCCTGGCTCCCGGTGGCGAGCTGTGGACGGTCTACAACCGCCACCTGGCCTACCTCGCGGCCCTGGAGCGGCACGTAGGACCCACGGTGGTGGAGGGCCGGAACCCGAAGTTCACGGTCACCCGCAGCACGCGCAGCTCCCGCTGA
- a CDS encoding carbohydrate ABC transporter permease — MTARNERARSTWADVALLLTGACFLLPLLWLVLGSVDPAAGHAVKVPQQPGLDNFAAVLTPELLFRPLWNSLLLSAGTGLVTLAAAVLAAYPLSRYRSRFTAPFMYGILFGTCLPITAIMVPVYGLFVQLRLLDSLPATVLFLAATSLPMAIWMTRNFMDAVPLALEEAAWVDGASRLAGLRSIVLPLMGPGLGVVFIFVFIQAWGNFFVPFVLLLSEGRQPAAVSIFSFFGQHGAVAYGQLAAFSILYSVPVLALYAIVARASGNSLALSGAVRG, encoded by the coding sequence GTGACCGCCCGGAACGAACGTGCCCGCAGCACCTGGGCGGACGTGGCCCTGCTGCTGACCGGCGCCTGCTTCCTGCTGCCCCTGCTCTGGCTGGTCCTCGGTTCAGTGGACCCCGCCGCCGGACACGCGGTCAAGGTCCCGCAACAGCCCGGACTGGATAATTTCGCCGCCGTCCTCACTCCTGAACTGCTCTTCCGCCCGCTATGGAACAGCCTCCTGTTGTCCGCGGGTACCGGGCTGGTGACGCTGGCAGCGGCCGTGCTTGCCGCCTACCCCCTGTCCCGCTACCGGTCACGCTTCACTGCGCCCTTCATGTACGGCATCCTGTTCGGCACCTGCCTGCCCATCACGGCCATCATGGTGCCGGTCTACGGTCTGTTCGTGCAGCTCCGGCTGCTGGATTCCCTGCCGGCCACGGTGCTGTTCCTGGCCGCCACCAGCTTGCCCATGGCGATCTGGATGACCAGGAACTTCATGGACGCTGTACCGCTGGCGCTGGAGGAAGCAGCCTGGGTGGACGGCGCCTCCAGGCTCGCCGGCCTGCGTTCAATCGTGCTTCCCCTCATGGGCCCGGGCCTGGGCGTGGTGTTCATCTTCGTGTTCATCCAGGCCTGGGGGAACTTCTTCGTCCCGTTCGTGCTGCTGCTCTCCGAGGGCAGGCAGCCGGCAGCAGTATCGATCTTCAGCTTCTTCGGCCAGCACGGGGCAGTGGCGTACGGCCAGCTGGCCGCATTCTCAATCCTCTATTCGGTTCCGGTCCTGGCCCTGTACGCCATCGTGGCGCGCGCGTCCGGCAACTCGCTGGCCCTGTCGGGAGCTGTCAGGGGCTAA
- a CDS encoding extracellular solute-binding protein codes for MFRRASKTLSVVAAAVMVLAACTPADPSGGNRTIKVAYQKTDSFTALDTMFQNAKKEFEAANQGVTIELQPIQANDDDYGTKLALALRSPSTAPDVFYEDTFKVRSDVDAGYLLNLDSRLSGWGDWNKFDAGAKEAGKADDGGTYAVPLGTDTRAIWYNKKVFEAAGIGLPWRPSSWQDILDTARKIKASQPDVIPFNMYDGKGTGEGSVMQGFYELLYGTGAALYDQDSKKWVVGSAGFKDSLTFLDTLYGEKLAVPPAEALDPNIWKKVFGEWFPKAKLGATVEGSYAPSFWQDGGSYAWPGYGQDMAVAPFPTQTGAAPGAVSMSGGWTLALGAETKQPDLAFNFLTTALNAKNSLAYTVDSSQIAVRTDVASDPGYQSANPFVKDVSSLVAVTKYRPATSDYPRISAAVQEATEAVITGSRTPEQAAADYDTAVAGIVGGDKTIRK; via the coding sequence ATGTTTCGCCGGGCATCCAAGACATTATCCGTGGTGGCCGCCGCGGTCATGGTCCTCGCAGCCTGCACGCCTGCCGATCCTTCGGGCGGAAACAGGACCATCAAGGTGGCATACCAGAAGACAGACTCGTTCACCGCACTGGACACCATGTTCCAGAACGCGAAAAAGGAGTTCGAAGCCGCAAACCAGGGCGTCACGATCGAACTGCAGCCCATCCAGGCCAATGACGACGACTACGGCACCAAGCTGGCCCTGGCGCTGCGGTCGCCCTCCACCGCCCCGGACGTCTTCTACGAGGACACGTTCAAGGTCCGCTCCGATGTGGACGCCGGCTACCTCCTGAACCTCGACAGCCGCCTGTCCGGGTGGGGGGACTGGAACAAGTTTGACGCGGGCGCCAAGGAAGCGGGCAAAGCGGACGACGGCGGCACGTACGCGGTGCCGCTGGGCACCGACACGCGCGCCATCTGGTACAACAAGAAGGTTTTTGAGGCTGCCGGCATCGGCCTGCCGTGGCGCCCGTCCAGCTGGCAGGACATCCTGGACACCGCCAGGAAGATCAAAGCCTCCCAGCCGGATGTGATCCCCTTCAACATGTATGACGGCAAGGGCACCGGTGAAGGAAGCGTGATGCAGGGGTTCTACGAGCTCCTGTACGGCACCGGGGCGGCCCTTTATGACCAGGATTCGAAAAAGTGGGTCGTTGGCTCGGCCGGCTTCAAGGATTCGCTGACCTTCCTCGACACCCTCTACGGGGAAAAGCTCGCAGTGCCCCCGGCCGAGGCGCTGGACCCGAACATCTGGAAAAAGGTGTTCGGCGAATGGTTCCCCAAGGCAAAACTTGGCGCAACCGTGGAAGGCTCCTACGCGCCGTCGTTCTGGCAGGACGGCGGAAGCTATGCCTGGCCGGGCTACGGGCAGGACATGGCAGTGGCCCCGTTCCCAACCCAGACCGGGGCCGCGCCCGGTGCAGTGAGCATGTCCGGAGGGTGGACGTTGGCCCTTGGCGCGGAAACCAAGCAGCCCGACCTCGCGTTCAATTTCCTGACTACCGCCCTGAACGCAAAGAACTCCCTGGCGTATACGGTGGACAGCTCGCAGATCGCCGTCCGTACCGACGTCGCATCCGACCCCGGCTACCAGTCGGCCAACCCGTTCGTGAAGGACGTGTCCAGCCTGGTCGCCGTCACCAAATACCGGCCCGCGACGTCCGACTATCCACGCATCTCCGCTGCCGTCCAGGAGGCCACCGAGGCCGTGATCACCGGCAGCAGGACGCCGGAGCAGGCGGCGGCGGACTATGACACGGCTGTGGCCGGCATTGTAGGCGGCGACAAAACCATCCGGAAGTAG
- a CDS encoding ROK family transcriptional regulator, whose amino-acid sequence MGDFNLTVILDAIRRTSGGLSRVELAQIVGLSPQTISNISRRLLDQHLIVEAGKEGSGPGKPRTILRLNPGGMYALGVHLDPAVTTFVVLDLVGAVVRHSRIKTPGGNDPAAVIATIAAELAQLVEDSGVDQGRIAGLGVAAPGPIDLDHGTVVDPPLLPGWDRVELRDALAKATGYSVLVDKDVTSAAVAETWAGGPSGAGSFVFMYMGTGIGCGIVLNDEVVRGTSGNAGEIGHIIVDPGGPLCDCGQRGCVKSSAIPQVLVAEAVAAGILEGAQAGSAAEIQQSFSELCARAYAGDEGAAAILDKSAALVARAVSVVTNTLDVERVVFGGPFWTCLSQRYLELVPPLLDANSATRLIHPIDVVGTGVGEDVGAIGAASLVLEHTLAPRAQRLLLES is encoded by the coding sequence ATGGGGGACTTCAACCTCACCGTCATCCTCGACGCAATCCGCAGGACGTCCGGGGGACTTAGCCGGGTGGAACTCGCCCAAATCGTTGGCCTGTCGCCCCAGACCATTTCGAACATTTCCCGCCGGCTGCTGGACCAGCACCTGATCGTTGAGGCAGGCAAGGAGGGCAGCGGCCCCGGCAAGCCGCGCACCATCCTGCGCCTTAACCCCGGTGGCATGTATGCCCTTGGGGTCCACCTGGACCCGGCCGTGACAACGTTCGTGGTGCTGGACCTCGTCGGAGCGGTGGTACGCCACTCACGGATCAAGACCCCCGGCGGAAACGATCCGGCCGCCGTCATTGCCACCATCGCTGCGGAGCTGGCCCAGCTCGTGGAGGATTCCGGCGTGGACCAGGGCCGCATCGCAGGACTCGGAGTGGCCGCTCCCGGCCCCATCGACCTGGACCACGGCACCGTGGTGGACCCGCCGCTGCTTCCCGGGTGGGACCGGGTGGAACTGCGGGACGCACTGGCGAAGGCCACCGGCTACTCCGTGCTGGTGGACAAGGATGTGACCAGCGCCGCCGTAGCGGAAACGTGGGCGGGCGGCCCCAGCGGTGCCGGCAGTTTCGTGTTCATGTACATGGGGACCGGCATCGGCTGCGGGATCGTCCTCAACGATGAAGTGGTCCGGGGGACGTCCGGCAACGCCGGCGAAATCGGCCACATCATCGTGGACCCGGGCGGACCCCTTTGCGACTGCGGACAGCGCGGCTGCGTCAAATCCTCCGCCATTCCCCAGGTCCTGGTGGCGGAAGCAGTGGCCGCGGGAATCCTGGAGGGCGCGCAGGCCGGGAGCGCCGCAGAAATCCAGCAGAGCTTTTCCGAGCTCTGCGCCCGTGCGTACGCAGGGGACGAAGGTGCCGCGGCCATCCTGGACAAGTCTGCCGCCCTGGTGGCCCGGGCGGTCTCAGTGGTCACCAACACCCTCGATGTTGAACGGGTGGTCTTCGGCGGCCCGTTCTGGACCTGCCTGTCGCAGCGCTACCTCGAACTGGTCCCGCCGCTGCTGGACGCCAACAGCGCCACCCGCCTGATCCACCCCATCGACGTTGTGGGCACAGGGGTGGGGGAGGACGTGGGCGCCATCGGCGCAGCCTCGCTGGTCCTTGAACATACGCTCGCGCCCCGCGCCCAACGGCTGCTGCTGGAAAGCTGA
- a CDS encoding DUF58 domain-containing protein — MASLLQRVKSKMAIFAHRKARGVLDGEYGSVFRGRSLDFDDLRAYVPGDEVRDIDWKASARHGSPLIRRYVAVRRQTVLLVTDTGRNMAAEALSGEVKKDIAVLSLGVLGYLAHRHGDVVGLVCGDSSATRSFPAKSGEAHLERLLRHVDSHTGLEAAASSIEDQLDYVARNIKGRHLLFVVADELAADDSTGRLLRRLRAQHEILWLTVRDAELVPSPVAGASPNTGSDSYSVADSSFLAWQPATSAAVAAAYATAAAERDAGRKAMLRAAGITEGEVAGSGDVITGLFALLERHRRAG, encoded by the coding sequence ATGGCCAGCCTCCTCCAGCGCGTGAAATCGAAGATGGCCATCTTCGCGCACCGCAAGGCCCGCGGCGTGCTCGACGGCGAATACGGTTCGGTGTTCAGGGGCCGCAGCCTGGACTTCGATGACCTGCGCGCCTACGTGCCCGGCGACGAGGTCCGCGATATCGACTGGAAAGCGTCGGCGCGCCACGGCTCACCCCTGATCCGGCGCTACGTCGCTGTCCGCCGCCAGACTGTCCTCCTCGTCACCGACACGGGGCGCAACATGGCCGCGGAGGCGCTGTCCGGGGAAGTGAAAAAGGACATCGCCGTGCTGTCCCTCGGCGTCCTGGGCTACCTGGCCCACCGGCACGGCGACGTGGTGGGGCTGGTGTGCGGTGACTCATCGGCCACCCGTTCCTTCCCGGCAAAGAGTGGAGAGGCCCACCTGGAACGGCTGCTGCGGCACGTGGACTCCCACACCGGCCTGGAAGCGGCAGCCAGCAGCATCGAGGACCAGCTCGACTACGTGGCGCGCAACATCAAGGGCCGACATCTGCTCTTCGTCGTCGCTGACGAACTGGCCGCGGACGATTCCACCGGTCGGCTCCTGCGCCGGCTGCGCGCCCAGCACGAGATCCTCTGGCTGACGGTCAGGGACGCGGAACTGGTGCCATCACCCGTGGCCGGGGCAAGTCCAAACACAGGCAGTGACTCCTACAGCGTGGCCGATTCCTCCTTCCTGGCCTGGCAGCCGGCTACGTCCGCCGCGGTGGCGGCCGCCTACGCCACAGCCGCCGCGGAACGCGACGCAGGCCGCAAGGCCATGTTGCGCGCGGCCGGGATCACGGAGGGCGAAGTGGCCGGGAGCGGGGACGTCATCACCGGCCTGTTCGCCCTTCTCGAGAGGCACCGGCGTGCAGGCTGA
- a CDS encoding carbohydrate ABC transporter permease, giving the protein MPASHRTRHVLRYLPVLPAVVLLLVFLAGPVLWAFHASLTNAGLTGRHARNPEWVGLDNYQRLLQDPVLPLSLALTVLFVAGSAILGQNVLGLALAVLMRRARPVVSATVGTAVVAAWVLPEIVAAFAAYAFFSRDGTLNQLLGRLGVPETDWLYTVPMAAVILANVWRGTAFSMLVYRSALSGVPGELTEAAQMDGAGAWQRLAFITLPVIRNSIATNLMLVTLQTLAVFTLIWVMTAGGPANGSTTLPVLAYQQAFKFGDIGYGTAVASVLILIGAVFGAAYLRLLREQRP; this is encoded by the coding sequence GTGCCCGCCAGCCACCGCACACGGCACGTGCTCCGCTACCTGCCGGTACTGCCTGCCGTCGTGCTCCTGCTCGTGTTCCTCGCCGGCCCCGTGCTGTGGGCTTTCCACGCCTCACTCACCAACGCCGGGCTCACCGGCCGGCATGCCCGGAACCCCGAATGGGTGGGGCTGGACAACTACCAGCGGCTGCTGCAGGACCCCGTCCTTCCGCTTTCACTGGCCCTGACCGTCCTGTTCGTCGCCGGGTCGGCGATCCTGGGCCAGAACGTACTGGGGCTCGCCCTTGCGGTCCTGATGCGGCGTGCACGGCCTGTGGTCTCCGCAACCGTTGGGACCGCCGTCGTGGCCGCCTGGGTCCTGCCGGAGATCGTGGCGGCGTTCGCGGCCTACGCCTTCTTCAGCCGCGACGGGACACTCAACCAACTCCTCGGCCGCCTGGGGGTGCCGGAAACCGACTGGCTCTATACGGTTCCCATGGCGGCCGTGATCCTGGCCAACGTGTGGCGCGGGACCGCCTTTTCCATGCTGGTGTACCGGTCCGCACTCAGTGGGGTCCCCGGCGAGCTGACCGAGGCCGCGCAGATGGACGGGGCGGGCGCCTGGCAGCGGCTGGCGTTCATCACGCTGCCGGTGATCCGGAACAGCATTGCCACCAACCTGATGCTGGTCACGCTGCAGACACTCGCCGTCTTCACCCTGATTTGGGTCATGACCGCCGGGGGCCCTGCCAACGGCAGCACTACGCTGCCCGTCCTGGCCTACCAGCAAGCCTTCAAGTTCGGAGACATCGGTTACGGCACCGCCGTCGCCTCGGTCCTGATCCTCATCGGCGCCGTGTTCGGGGCGGCCTACCTCCGCCTCCTTAGGGAGCAGAGACCGTGA
- a CDS encoding MoxR family ATPase translates to MLSTSVPARIQPAELARAQQVAANISRSFDAKVVGQSRLRESLLVGLLTGGHILLESVPGLAKTTAAQTLADAVSGEFRRIQCTPDLLPSDIVGTQIYDAAKGSFHTQLGPVHANIVLLDEINRSSAKTQSAMLEAMQERQTSIGGQDYRLPSPFLVLATQNPIEQEGTYQLPEAQMDRFMLKDVLDYPSPAEEAEIIRRIDAGVYAPEQKPAAAASLDAVTEIQELATRIYIDPAVINYIVGLVYVTRNASQYIDARLAGFIEFGASPRASIAFSRAARAVALLNGRDHVIPEDVRSLAHRVLRHRLILNFDAVAEQVPVESVIDAVVAAVQTP, encoded by the coding sequence GTGCTTTCGACCAGCGTGCCCGCACGAATCCAGCCTGCGGAGCTGGCCAGGGCGCAGCAAGTGGCCGCCAACATTTCACGAAGTTTCGACGCGAAGGTGGTGGGGCAGTCCCGGCTGCGGGAATCGCTTCTGGTGGGGCTGCTGACCGGCGGCCACATACTGCTGGAGAGCGTCCCGGGACTGGCCAAGACCACCGCCGCGCAGACCCTGGCCGACGCCGTCAGCGGTGAATTCCGCCGCATCCAGTGCACCCCGGACCTGCTGCCCAGCGACATCGTGGGAACCCAGATCTATGACGCCGCCAAGGGCAGCTTCCACACCCAGCTCGGCCCGGTCCACGCCAACATCGTGTTGCTGGATGAGATCAACCGCTCGAGCGCCAAGACCCAGAGCGCCATGCTCGAGGCGATGCAGGAACGCCAGACGTCCATTGGCGGACAGGACTACCGGCTGCCCTCCCCGTTCCTGGTACTGGCCACCCAGAACCCCATTGAGCAGGAGGGCACGTACCAGCTGCCTGAGGCCCAGATGGACCGTTTCATGCTCAAGGACGTCCTGGATTACCCCAGTCCCGCGGAAGAGGCCGAGATCATCCGCAGGATCGACGCCGGCGTCTATGCGCCCGAACAGAAACCCGCTGCGGCCGCCTCCCTGGATGCCGTCACCGAGATCCAGGAACTGGCCACCCGCATCTACATCGATCCGGCCGTCATCAACTACATCGTGGGGCTGGTGTACGTGACCCGGAACGCGTCCCAGTACATCGATGCCAGACTTGCCGGGTTCATCGAGTTCGGCGCCAGTCCCCGTGCCAGCATCGCCTTCAGCCGGGCAGCCCGTGCGGTGGCGCTGCTGAACGGCAGGGACCATGTCATCCCAGAGGACGTCAGGTCGTTGGCCCACAGGGTGCTGCGGCACCGGCTTATCCTGAACTTCGATGCGGTGGCCGAGCAGGTTCCCGTGGAATCGGTGATCGACGCCGTCGTGGCCGCCGTCCAGACTCCCTGA
- a CDS encoding VWA domain-containing protein has translation MELIFWWLLPPAAVAAGAAAWIALRRNRWPHERRRPVAHADRLTGLPEYQAALRRHRRLLAAAGTACAVLLASAAVAAARPADVTTIRPEQHNRDIMLCLDASGSMSSADAAVVDVFAGLAKDFDGERIGLTIFDSSAIQVFPLTDDYAYAQEQLKGAKDAFDGEPGSSGFLDGTWSGRGSSLIGDGLASCLNSFPGATGGSSAAAGDAAGRGSAPTRSRSVVLATDNFLSGKPIMTLEQAAQLAKERSVRVYALNPGDLDYGSGSDQPGAQLRAAAESTGGSYHALDSPDAVPGIVAAVEQTETAGIQGAPRAVFSEVPVLPLGVALLSGLVLCTILWRLERRPLRSRAWLRRGPIVLLLLAAAVRPSLPGGSVQAATADLNVFFVVDTTTSMVAEDYGDGAPRLEGVRKDIKAIAERLPGARFSVITFDTTAHVRMPLSTDTLALETITDVMEPQVTAYAKGSTITAATQVLSERLAAARDSQPGKPRLVYYLGDGEQTSGKEPEAMKVDGGLVAGGAVLGYGTSGGGRMKENTGQASQSGGTGGGNVPPAPAEYVQDTRAGSAGDALSIIDEGRLRTIASQLGVPYVHRAAGDPVAAMLQQAHPGRAERSDQDGSLAAATELYWIFAAGVFLLALPEAVGILRQLRGLRTPPGGRGLQ, from the coding sequence GTGGAACTGATCTTCTGGTGGCTGCTGCCGCCCGCCGCTGTTGCTGCCGGGGCGGCGGCATGGATTGCGTTGCGCAGGAACCGGTGGCCGCATGAACGACGACGGCCCGTGGCGCACGCCGACAGGCTTACGGGGCTCCCGGAATACCAGGCAGCCCTCAGGCGGCACCGCCGCTTGCTGGCAGCGGCCGGAACCGCCTGCGCGGTGCTGCTGGCCTCGGCGGCTGTTGCGGCAGCACGGCCCGCTGACGTGACCACCATCCGCCCGGAGCAGCACAACCGGGACATCATGCTTTGTTTGGACGCGTCCGGCTCCATGAGCAGTGCTGACGCCGCGGTCGTGGACGTCTTCGCCGGCCTGGCGAAAGACTTCGACGGCGAGCGGATCGGCCTGACCATCTTCGACAGCAGCGCCATCCAGGTTTTTCCGCTGACCGACGACTACGCCTACGCCCAGGAGCAGCTCAAGGGCGCCAAAGACGCCTTCGACGGCGAACCCGGCAGTTCAGGATTCCTGGACGGCACGTGGAGCGGCAGGGGATCGTCACTGATCGGGGACGGCCTGGCATCCTGCCTCAACAGCTTCCCTGGTGCCACCGGCGGATCCTCGGCTGCTGCCGGGGACGCCGCAGGCAGGGGCAGTGCGCCCACGCGTTCGCGGTCGGTGGTGCTGGCTACGGACAACTTCCTTTCCGGCAAGCCGATCATGACCCTGGAGCAGGCTGCGCAGCTGGCCAAGGAACGGTCCGTGCGCGTCTACGCCTTGAATCCAGGCGACCTGGACTACGGCAGCGGCTCCGACCAGCCCGGTGCCCAGCTGCGTGCTGCAGCGGAGTCAACCGGCGGCTCGTACCACGCCCTGGACAGTCCCGATGCTGTGCCGGGAATTGTCGCCGCCGTGGAGCAAACCGAAACGGCGGGGATCCAGGGCGCGCCACGGGCCGTGTTCTCGGAAGTTCCGGTCCTGCCGTTGGGTGTTGCGTTGTTGTCCGGGCTGGTCCTGTGCACAATCCTGTGGCGCCTGGAGCGGAGACCCCTGCGCAGCAGGGCGTGGCTGCGGCGGGGGCCCATTGTCCTGTTGCTCCTGGCAGCAGCGGTGCGGCCCAGCCTGCCCGGCGGCTCCGTGCAGGCGGCCACTGCCGACCTCAACGTGTTCTTCGTGGTGGACACCACCACCAGCATGGTGGCCGAGGACTACGGCGATGGGGCTCCGCGGCTGGAGGGCGTCCGCAAAGACATCAAGGCCATCGCAGAACGGCTGCCCGGCGCCCGTTTTTCCGTCATCACCTTCGACACCACCGCGCACGTCCGGATGCCGCTCAGCACCGACACCCTGGCCCTGGAAACCATCACGGACGTCATGGAACCCCAAGTGACCGCCTATGCCAAGGGCAGCACTATCACCGCCGCCACGCAGGTGCTCTCCGAGCGTTTGGCCGCCGCGCGCGACAGCCAGCCCGGTAAGCCCAGGCTGGTGTACTACCTGGGGGACGGCGAGCAAACCAGCGGCAAAGAGCCGGAGGCCATGAAGGTCGACGGCGGACTGGTCGCCGGGGGAGCGGTGCTGGGTTACGGGACGTCCGGCGGCGGCCGGATGAAGGAGAACACCGGCCAGGCTTCACAAAGCGGGGGCACCGGCGGAGGGAACGTTCCGCCGGCGCCGGCGGAGTACGTGCAGGACACCCGGGCCGGCAGCGCAGGGGACGCACTATCGATCATCGACGAAGGCCGGCTGCGGACCATCGCCTCCCAGCTGGGCGTGCCCTACGTCCACCGTGCCGCCGGCGACCCGGTGGCAGCCATGCTGCAGCAGGCACACCCCGGCAGGGCCGAACGTTCAGACCAGGACGGTTCGCTGGCCGCCGCCACTGAACTGTATTGGATCTTCGCCGCCGGAGTTTTCCTGCTGGCCTTGCCGGAAGCGGTGGGCATCCTGCGGCAGCTTCGCGGGCTTCGGACTCCTCCCGGCGGCAGGGGGCTGCAGTGA